Genomic window (Megamonas funiformis):
CTATATATAAAATATCAGATTAATTTATAAAAACTCATCTATTCAGATTAAAATTTGATAGATGAGTTTTTTATTATATTCTTGATTATTTTTATTTATTAATAATCAAGATTGTGCTATAATATAAGTAGAGAGGTGATTAAATTGATTGAAACTAAAAAAACAACTTGGGGAGGTAGAAGAACAGGAGCTGGCAGACCTGTTGGAACTAAAAAAGATATAACAAGAAAAACTAGGTCTATAGCTGCATTTGATGATGAATGGGAGATGATAAGACAGTTTAGTAAAATTGTGAAAAAAGACAAGGATACAGCAAAAAAAATCTTAGATGGCTACTATAATGAAGAAAAATAAAAGACAGTCTGCACTACCGACCAAAGTGTTACAGACTGCCTTATAAAGAACCAGAGGTTACCCTCTGTGAAATATTGTACCATAGAGGATAGCCTCTTTCAATATTAGGAGGATATCCATGATAAGAAGAAAATTGAATAAGAAAAAAGGCTTTAAAGGATTTAAGGTTATAATAGATACATCTATATTAAAAGAATTAGAAGCATATAAAACTTTATCTATAAATCAGTTATTTGACGAACAAGATAAGAAAGAAATTGAAAAAGCTTATAATTTTTATAGTGATATAAAATAATTTTAAATGATGTCAAAATTAATAAGACTTAATAATTTACTATGCTATCAAGTGATAAAATCTTTATTTATTATAATGGGTTTTGGGATTTCTGAAAAATACTATATAGTGTATTACTTTTTGATTTTTTGTCTTATTTAATTTATGTTATAATTTATTTTATCTATTTGTATTATAAGGTGGTTAGGGTATGGCTAGTATTAGAGATGTGGCTAAATTAGCACAGGTAGCTCCAAGTACGGTATCATTGGTATTGAATAATAAGGGTTATGTATCAGAGGTATCAAGAAAAAAAGTATTAGATGCAATAGAAAAATTAAATTATGTACCAAATGAGTTGGCAAGAAATTTATATCGTAATAGTACAAATATAATTGGTATTATTGTACCTGATGTAGCACATCCTTTTTTTGGGGCTTTTATTGGTGCATTAGAGATAGCACTTTATAAATATAATTATAAAATAATGGTTTGTTCAACGATTGAAAGAGAGAATGCGGAACATGAAATTGTAGACATGTTAAGAAGACAAATGATAGATGGTATTATTATGGGTTGCCATTCTTTAGAAGTTGATTTATATGATAATGTCAATAAACCTATTGTGGCTTTTGATAGAATTATTAATAATAAAATACCGATTATTCGTTCAGATCATGAGAAAGGTGGAAGATTAGCAGCTCAAGCAATGTTAAAGGCTGGTTGTAAGTATCCTCTACAAATAACAGGTATAAAAAATAGTTCAATGTCAGCATATTTACATCATAGTGCATTTAAAGATGAATTATCTAGAAATGGAATTGAAGTGATAAATTATGAAATGGAATGGAATAAATTTGACATGAACTATTTTAAGAGAGTTGCTGTCGATGTATTTGAAAAATATCCCCATATTGATGGTGTATATGGTGCTGATATGGTGGTTTGTGCATGCTTAGGTGAAGCACGTAAGCGAAAATTAGACATACCAAAAGATATAAAATTTATAGCATATGATGGAACTTTTATAACAGAAAGTAGTTTTTATAATATAACTGCTATTGTTCAACCTATAAATATATTAGCTCAAAAAACTGCACAAATGATAGTTTCTTTGATAAAAAACGAAAATATAGAAAAAGAGGTAATTGTGCCAATATCTATACGATATGGTGATACTTGCTAAGATAAAAGGAATAAATCCTTTTATCAATATAATTGTCAGAAAATAAATTCTTTTTTGTTGTTTTAAAAAAATGTTGATTTTTTAAAAAGATAGTGATATTATTATTTCAGGAAATATAAAACGCGTTTGACATAAAGCAGATTTTATATTTCCAAATATTTTTAATCGAAAGTCGAACCGGTTTTATAAATTTATTATAATAGGAGTGAAAAATTTGAAACATACTGAAGCATTATTAAAAGCTGAGAAATTTCAACAAAAAATGGAGAAAATTGCACAAAATGATTATTGGAGACCACAATATCATATAGCTGCACCAGCAAATTGGATAAATGATCCTAATGGATTTTGTTTTTATAAAGGTGAATATCATTTATTTTATCAATATCATCCATATTCTAGTCAATGGGGTCCTATGCATTGGGGTCATGTAGCTAGTAAAGATTTGGCAGATTGGGAGCATAGACCAATTGCTCTTGCACCTACTGATGAATATGATAAAGATGGTTGTTTTTCTGGTAGTGCTATTGAAAAAGATGGAAATTTATATCTATTATATACAGGTCATGTAGATTTAGATAATAGTAATGGTGGTAATGATAGAATTGAAACGCAATGTTTAGCTGTTAGTCATGATGGTTTGTGTTTTGATAAAGTAGAAAACAATCCTGTAATTAAATCTTTACCTGAAAATTTAAATATAAAAACAGAGCATTTTCGCGATCCTAAGGTTTGGAAACATGGAGATTGGTATTACACTGTAGTAGGCGTGCAAACTAAAGAGAAAAGTGGGCAAGTAGTTGTATATAAATCTCAAGATTTAATTAATTGGGAATTTTTGAATATTATGGCTACATCTAGTGTAAAAGAAAATTTAGGATTTATGTGGGAATGTCCGAATTTTGCAGAAGTTAATGGTCATGAGGCGTTAATTTTATCTCCACAAGGTGTAAAACCAGAAGGCAATAAATTCTTAAATCTACATCAATCAGGATATTTCTTAGGAAAGATGGATTATCAAACAGGTATATTCCATAGAGATAGCAAGTTTGATTTATTAGATTATGGTTTTGATTTTTATGCACCACAGATAATGCAAGATGAAAAAAATAATCGTTGTTTAATGATTGCTTGGCTCGATATGTGGGAAAGTAATATGCCAGAACAAGAAAATCATTGGGCTGGTATGATGAGTATACCACGTGTTCTTGAAGTAAAAGATAATATGATTTATAGCAAACCTATTGAAGAATTGAGTAAGTTATATAAATTAAAAATACATCATGAGCAAGTAATAGATGATGTTATTTCTTTTGATGATGTGAATGGTGATTGTTATAAATTAGATATAGATTTTGATTTAAAAAATGCACAGGGCTTTGCGTTAAAATTACGTGTATCAGCTACAGAAGAAACAGTAATTTCATATGATAAAGATACTAAGAAATTTAAGTTAAATCGTGATAAATCTGGTTGTGGTGTAAATGGAGAACGTGAAGTTTATATCGAACCGGTTGGAGAGAAAATGAATTTACAAATTTTTAGCGATCGTTCATCATTAGAAATTTTTATAAATGATGGACAACATGTTTTAAGTTCTAGAATTTATCCATCTAAAGAAGCAAAAGGAATCGTATTTATACCAAATGGAAACATAAAAACAAATGTAGATTTTTATGAAATTTAAGGAGCGTTTATAATGAAAAATTTAATTTATTGGAAATTAAGTGCATTCTTCTTCGTATATTTTTTCTCATGGTTAGTATTTTTTGCATTTTTACCAATATGGTTTGGTCAAAAAATTCAATTAACTGGTATGCAAATAGGTACAATTTATGCAGGTAACGCTATCTTTAGTATGGTATTACAGCCTTTTTATGGATATCTTTCAGATAAAATAGGGATGAAAAGATATTTACTATTTTTCATTGTTATTTTAGTTGCTTTAACAGGTCCATTCTTTGTATTTGTCTATGAACCATTGTTAAAAAATAACTTTTATGTTGGTGCAGTTATCGGTTCTTTTGTATTAAGTCTTGCTTATTATGCAGGTGTAGCTGTTATTGAATCATTCATAGAAAAATGTGGTCGTATTTATAATTTTGAATTTGGTCGTGCTCGTGCATGGGGTTCTCTTGGTGCTGCTGTAGGTGTATTTTGTGCAGGTCGTGCATTTAATTATGATCCAGACCTTATTTTCTGGATGGCTTCTGGTGGAGCAATTATTCTTCTTTTAATATTATTAACAGTACGTATTGATGAAAGTAAGGCTGATTTTATAAAATCTGAACCAATTAATTTAACAAATGTAAAACATTTATTCAGCATTAAAGATGTTTGGCTTTTCATGATTTTTATTTTAGGTTCTGCTTGCGTATATGGTGTATTTGATCAACAATTTGCTATTTACTATGCTTCTTTATTCCCAACTGTTGAACAAGGTAATGAAACTTTTGGTTATTTGAACTCTTTACAAATATTCCTTGAAGCTGGCGGTATGTGTATAGCACCATTTA
Coding sequences:
- a CDS encoding LacI family DNA-binding transcriptional regulator, with translation MASIRDVAKLAQVAPSTVSLVLNNKGYVSEVSRKKVLDAIEKLNYVPNELARNLYRNSTNIIGIIVPDVAHPFFGAFIGALEIALYKYNYKIMVCSTIERENAEHEIVDMLRRQMIDGIIMGCHSLEVDLYDNVNKPIVAFDRIINNKIPIIRSDHEKGGRLAAQAMLKAGCKYPLQITGIKNSSMSAYLHHSAFKDELSRNGIEVINYEMEWNKFDMNYFKRVAVDVFEKYPHIDGVYGADMVVCACLGEARKRKLDIPKDIKFIAYDGTFITESSFYNITAIVQPINILAQKTAQMIVSLIKNENIEKEVIVPISIRYGDTC
- a CDS encoding glycoside hydrolase family 32 protein; translated protein: MKNLKHTEALLKAEKFQQKMEKIAQNDYWRPQYHIAAPANWINDPNGFCFYKGEYHLFYQYHPYSSQWGPMHWGHVASKDLADWEHRPIALAPTDEYDKDGCFSGSAIEKDGNLYLLYTGHVDLDNSNGGNDRIETQCLAVSHDGLCFDKVENNPVIKSLPENLNIKTEHFRDPKVWKHGDWYYTVVGVQTKEKSGQVVVYKSQDLINWEFLNIMATSSVKENLGFMWECPNFAEVNGHEALILSPQGVKPEGNKFLNLHQSGYFLGKMDYQTGIFHRDSKFDLLDYGFDFYAPQIMQDEKNNRCLMIAWLDMWESNMPEQENHWAGMMSIPRVLEVKDNMIYSKPIEELSKLYKLKIHHEQVIDDVISFDDVNGDCYKLDIDFDLKNAQGFALKLRVSATEETVISYDKDTKKFKLNRDKSGCGVNGEREVYIEPVGEKMNLQIFSDRSSLEIFINDGQHVLSSRIYPSKEAKGIVFIPNGNIKTNVDFYEI
- a CDS encoding oligosaccharide MFS transporter, with amino-acid sequence MKNLIYWKLSAFFFVYFFSWLVFFAFLPIWFGQKIQLTGMQIGTIYAGNAIFSMVLQPFYGYLSDKIGMKRYLLFFIVILVALTGPFFVFVYEPLLKNNFYVGAVIGSFVLSLAYYAGVAVIESFIEKCGRIYNFEFGRARAWGSLGAAVGVFCAGRAFNYDPDLIFWMASGGAIILLLILLTVRIDESKADFIKSEPINLTNVKHLFSIKDVWLFMIFILGSACVYGVFDQQFAIYYASLFPTVEQGNETFGYLNSLQIFLEAGGMCIAPFIVNKIGPKHGLILAGSIMTFRMIGSGLANDPISISIIKLLHAIELSILLVSVFKYLAKNFDTRLSSVLYLVGYQLSNQLGSAILSPIVGNLYDTVGFKVAYLFLGAVVGVFTVFGAFVLISDKRIPKEKQSELKEYIQNEG